The Anaerolineae bacterium genome includes a window with the following:
- a CDS encoding acylphosphatase has protein sequence MSNDSSGKARLRAVAHGLVQGVGFRYYVLSRARLLGVTGYVRNAPDGTVETVAEGERELLEQLLEAIERGPVSASVRYVERQWLPYRGQYYRFDVRG, from the coding sequence ATGAGCAACGATTCCAGTGGTAAGGCGCGCCTCCGCGCCGTGGCCCACGGCTTAGTGCAGGGCGTGGGCTTCCGCTACTACGTGCTGTCCCGCGCGCGGCTGCTGGGCGTCACTGGCTACGTGCGCAACGCGCCCGACGGGACGGTGGAGACGGTGGCAGAGGGGGAACGAGAACTGCTCGAGCAGTTGCTGGAGGCCATCGAGCGTGGACCAGTCAGCGCGTCCGTACGTTATGTCGAGCGACAGTGGCTCCCATATAGAGGCCAGTACTACCGCTTCGACGTCCGCGGCTAG
- a CDS encoding radical SAM protein, with translation MPTPGYVRLLRSGELTRRVRLAHERLKACRLCPRACGSDRLAGELGACRTGALPLVSSYGPHFGEEAPLVGHGGSGTIFFAGCNLSCIYCQNYPLSHGLEGDETEIEELAAMMLRLQQFGCHNVNLVSPSHVVPQILAAIALAAQTGLRLPIVYNTGGYDLPETLRLLDGVVDIYMPDAKYADSNVGRSLSGVRRYPAVNRAMIREANRQVGPLTADKRGVATRGLLVRHLVLPHGLSGTEQVMQFLGDEVSRHTYVNVMQQYRPCYRAAENPLLARRITSGEYRQALEAARAAGLYRLDGLWQFQ, from the coding sequence TTGCCCACGCCGGGCTACGTGCGCCTGCTGCGGTCGGGCGAACTGACTAGAAGAGTTCGGCTGGCACACGAGCGCCTCAAGGCCTGCCGGCTCTGCCCTCGCGCCTGCGGCTCCGACCGGTTAGCGGGAGAGCTTGGTGCCTGCCGCACGGGCGCTCTTCCCCTGGTATCCTCGTATGGGCCGCACTTTGGCGAAGAGGCTCCGCTGGTCGGGCATGGTGGCTCGGGAACCATCTTCTTTGCCGGGTGTAACCTTAGCTGCATCTACTGCCAGAACTATCCCCTCAGTCACGGCCTAGAAGGCGACGAGACCGAGATAGAGGAGCTGGCGGCGATGATGCTGCGGCTGCAGCAGTTTGGCTGCCACAACGTCAACCTGGTCTCCCCTTCCCATGTGGTACCCCAGATACTGGCGGCCATCGCCCTGGCGGCCCAGACCGGCTTGAGACTCCCCATAGTGTATAATACCGGAGGCTACGACCTGCCGGAGACCCTGCGCCTGCTGGACGGCGTGGTGGACATCTACATGCCCGATGCCAAGTACGCCGACAGCAACGTGGGGCGCTCGCTCTCGGGAGTGCGCCGTTACCCGGCCGTTAACCGAGCCATGATCCGCGAGGCAAACCGCCAGGTGGGTCCGCTGACAGCCGATAAGCGAGGAGTGGCAACCCGAGGCCTGCTAGTGCGTCACCTGGTGCTGCCTCATGGGCTGTCGGGCACGGAGCAGGTGATGCAGTTCCTGGGCGATGAGGTGTCGCGTCACACGTACGTCAACGTCATGCAGCAGTACCGGCCCTGCTACAGGGCCGCTGAGAACCCATTACTGGCTCGGCGGATCACCTCGGGGGAGTATCGCCAGGCTCTGGAAGCCGCTCGTGCTGCCGGTCTCTACCGCCTGGACGGTCTGTGGCAATTCCAGTGA
- a CDS encoding MFS transporter → MFLGLTLADPGTVVPVLLRELRASNTVIGLLPSIRFGGWLLPQLFAAGYLQSKERKVPYVVALDLARAGAYVVIALLLLSYRSLPAFFLTFAFLAIFGLTRITAGSAMVGRFDVVGKVVPRERMSAFFATRGIWTGLSGLAAGVLISAVLGAGIGFPRNYALLFLTSTAVFTAGALAFALIGEPPGAPDAIARSPLAQLARVRSTVANDWVYRRYLSYRLLLELMSVAVPFYIVYATDRWEVPVAMTGTYVAAGTAASLAANFMWRRRAHRRGSVSVLSASVLLSALVPVIPLTLVLARTLGMQWVSGWVPSAAFLLLYVVHGAGNSGREICSNAVLINLAPAEERASYIGLTNTVVGVITLASVLAGQLIDRYGYELLFALTLGFSLVTWRLARSVVEPEAEEAVDQEQTPGGQCSAPR, encoded by the coding sequence ATGTTCCTGGGCCTCACCCTCGCCGATCCGGGTACGGTGGTGCCCGTACTCCTCCGGGAGTTGCGCGCCTCCAACACTGTCATCGGCCTCCTGCCCTCCATCCGCTTCGGCGGATGGCTGCTGCCCCAGCTGTTCGCTGCTGGATACCTGCAGAGCAAGGAGCGCAAGGTCCCGTACGTCGTTGCCTTGGATCTGGCACGCGCTGGGGCTTACGTGGTGATCGCTCTCTTGCTCCTCTCCTACCGGAGTCTGCCCGCGTTCTTCCTGACTTTCGCCTTTCTGGCGATCTTCGGCCTCACCCGGATCACGGCCGGATCGGCGATGGTGGGCCGGTTCGACGTCGTGGGCAAGGTAGTCCCTCGAGAGCGCATGTCCGCCTTCTTTGCCACCAGAGGCATCTGGACCGGGCTGAGCGGGCTGGCGGCCGGAGTGCTGATCTCCGCCGTCCTCGGAGCGGGGATCGGGTTCCCACGCAACTACGCCCTGCTCTTCCTGACGAGCACTGCCGTGTTCACCGCGGGTGCCCTGGCCTTCGCCCTAATAGGCGAACCCCCAGGCGCGCCTGATGCCATCGCCCGATCGCCGCTGGCCCAGTTGGCGCGAGTGCGTTCGACCGTAGCCAATGATTGGGTTTATCGCCGTTACCTGAGCTACCGTCTCCTCCTCGAGCTGATGAGCGTGGCTGTGCCTTTCTACATCGTATACGCCACCGACCGCTGGGAGGTGCCCGTGGCCATGACGGGCACCTACGTGGCGGCCGGGACAGCGGCCAGCCTGGCGGCCAACTTCATGTGGCGCCGTCGGGCGCACCGCCGGGGCAGTGTCTCGGTGCTTAGCGCCTCAGTGTTGCTGAGCGCACTGGTTCCTGTCATCCCCCTGACCCTGGTCTTGGCCCGCACTCTCGGGATGCAGTGGGTCAGCGGATGGGTGCCCTCGGCCGCATTCTTGCTACTCTATGTGGTGCACGGAGCGGGGAACTCAGGGCGCGAAATCTGCAGCAACGCCGTTCTTATAAACCTGGCCCCCGCAGAGGAGAGGGCAAGTTACATCGGGCTGACCAACACCGTGGTCGGAGTGATCACCCTCGCCTCCGTCCTGGCTGGTCAGCTGATTGACCGCTACGGCTACGAGCTGCTGTTTGCGCTCACTTTGGGTTTCTCGCTCGTCACGTGGCGGCTGGCTCGCAGCGTGGTAGAGCCCGAAGCAGAGGAAGCCGTGGACCAGGAGCAGACGCCTGGAGGTCAGTGCAGTGCGCCCAGATGA
- the miaA gene encoding tRNA (adenosine(37)-N6)-dimethylallyltransferase MiaA codes for MPLSSPSRGPLVAIVGPTAAGKTALALDLSHHLDLEVVSADSRQIYRYMDIGTAKPSASEMRLVPHHLVDVVGPDETLTLAQYQELAYRVIDDVLARGRLPLLVGGTGLYVWSVLENWQIPRVSPQPDLRRRLEEEAARHGPEYLHRRLADVDPTAAAGIHPNNLRRIIRALEVFQQTGVPISRLQDRGEPRYRYQVLGVTAPRRELYRRADQRVDAMIERGLVEETRRLLEAGYSPQLPAMSGLGYRQVAEYLAGQYDLSEAIRRIKTCTHRFIRQQHTWFRLDDPRICWFEQPLDPQEVLSVVRLFLEDRGQY; via the coding sequence ATGCCATTGAGTAGCCCCTCCCGTGGCCCGCTGGTCGCCATCGTCGGGCCGACGGCAGCGGGCAAGACCGCCCTAGCGCTAGACCTGTCCCACCACCTCGATCTGGAGGTCGTATCCGCGGACTCTCGCCAGATCTATCGCTACATGGACATCGGCACCGCCAAGCCTTCGGCCAGCGAGATGCGCCTGGTACCTCATCACCTGGTCGACGTCGTTGGACCCGACGAGACGCTCACACTGGCCCAGTATCAGGAGCTGGCCTATCGCGTCATTGACGATGTGCTGGCGCGGGGACGCCTGCCTCTGCTGGTGGGAGGGACGGGGTTGTACGTCTGGTCAGTGCTGGAGAACTGGCAGATACCTCGGGTCTCTCCCCAGCCGGACCTGCGGCGTCGCCTGGAAGAGGAGGCCGCCCGCCACGGGCCCGAGTACCTGCACCGCCGGCTCGCTGATGTGGACCCCACCGCTGCGGCCGGCATCCACCCCAACAACCTGAGGCGGATCATCCGAGCCCTGGAAGTCTTCCAACAGACGGGCGTGCCCATCTCACGGTTGCAGGACCGAGGCGAACCTCGCTACCGCTACCAGGTTCTGGGTGTGACTGCTCCCAGGCGCGAGTTGTACCGCCGTGCCGATCAGCGCGTGGATGCCATGATCGAACGTGGCCTAGTGGAGGAGACGCGCAGACTCCTGGAGGCAGGCTATTCCCCTCAGCTCCCGGCCATGAGCGGGTTGGGCTACCGGCAAGTGGCGGAGTATCTGGCGGGTCAATACGACCTGTCGGAGGCCATCCGCAGGATCAAGACCTGCACTCACCGTTTCATCCGGCAGCAGCACACCTGGTTCCGGCTGGATGACCCGAGGATATGCTGGTTCGAGCAGCCGTTGGACCCTCAAGAGGTACTGAGCGTTGTCAGACTCTTCCTTGAAGACCGCGGCCAGTACTAA
- a CDS encoding ATP-binding cassette domain-containing protein yields the protein MVQDSDEPGAPVETVVKALDDVTLRVRDGETVSIIGPSGSGKSTLLRVVAGLEEPDSGRVLYDGQDMAEVPPKDRGIGMVFQNYALYPHMESRMNLGFFFLLRKRKQEIPERVRITSEIMGVGFEELLDRKPRELSGGQQQRVAIARCISRDPVLFLLDEPLSNLDAKLRVRTRVEIKRLLRRFGITTLYVTHDQTEAMALGDRIAVMNHGRVEQVGTYRELFDRPRNAFVATFLGTPPMNLLTARVDPQGRHTESEAIRLSSPSAGPEWFGREVTAGVRAEHLAPTSALAEARLLLSVEVIEPLVQERMQLVHGSAGGQRVVAKLPADLAVRRGDVLPLCARPEHLHLFDPVSRRRLNAIE from the coding sequence GTGGTTCAGGACTCCGATGAGCCTGGGGCACCAGTGGAGACCGTGGTCAAAGCTCTAGACGACGTGACCCTGCGCGTGCGTGACGGAGAGACGGTGAGCATCATCGGCCCCTCAGGGTCGGGCAAGTCCACCCTGCTGCGGGTGGTGGCCGGTCTGGAGGAACCAGATAGCGGCAGGGTTCTGTATGACGGCCAGGACATGGCCGAGGTGCCGCCCAAGGACCGAGGGATTGGCATGGTATTCCAGAACTACGCCCTCTACCCCCATATGGAGTCGCGCATGAACCTGGGGTTCTTCTTCCTGCTCAGGAAGCGCAAACAGGAGATTCCCGAGCGGGTGCGCATCACCTCCGAGATCATGGGGGTAGGGTTCGAGGAGTTGCTGGATCGCAAGCCCAGAGAGCTCTCCGGAGGCCAGCAGCAGCGAGTGGCCATTGCCCGCTGTATCTCTCGGGATCCCGTGCTCTTCTTGCTGGATGAGCCCCTGTCCAACCTGGACGCCAAGCTCCGAGTTCGTACACGGGTGGAGATCAAGCGGCTGCTGCGTCGCTTTGGCATCACCACCCTATACGTCACCCATGACCAGACCGAGGCGATGGCCTTGGGCGACCGCATCGCCGTGATGAACCACGGACGTGTGGAGCAGGTCGGCACCTACCGTGAGCTCTTCGATCGCCCTAGGAACGCCTTCGTCGCCACGTTCCTGGGCACACCACCCATGAACCTGCTGACGGCCCGGGTTGACCCTCAGGGCCGCCACACCGAGAGCGAGGCCATTCGGCTCTCCTCGCCCTCCGCCGGCCCAGAGTGGTTCGGGAGAGAGGTGACAGCAGGCGTGCGCGCGGAGCACCTGGCGCCCACGAGCGCTCTGGCAGAGGCGCGTCTACTGCTATCGGTGGAAGTCATCGAGCCCTTGGTGCAGGAGCGAATGCAGTTGGTGCACGGATCCGCCGGCGGGCAGCGGGTGGTGGCCAAGCTCCCCGCCGATTTGGCCGTGCGTCGGGGGGACGTGCTGCCCCTGTGCGCGCGGCCAGAACACCTGCACCTATTCGATCCCGTCTCCCGCCGGCGTCTGAATGCCATTGAGTAG
- a CDS encoding YraN family protein: MSRVRPGSSGKRYEDVALRFLLGLGYRVTERNWRCPMGELDLVAFEGDTLVFVEVRARAAGAPYRPEETVSLAKQRRVAAAAQAYLETSSWEGPCRFDVVAVDIGQAGTTARLIRDAFTA; the protein is encoded by the coding sequence ATGTCTCGGGTTAGGCCAGGCTCATCGGGAAAGCGCTACGAGGACGTCGCTCTCAGGTTCCTGCTCGGATTAGGATACCGGGTCACTGAGCGAAACTGGCGCTGTCCGATGGGCGAGCTTGACCTAGTGGCCTTCGAGGGCGATACGCTCGTCTTCGTGGAGGTTCGGGCTCGGGCAGCAGGCGCTCCCTACCGGCCCGAGGAGACAGTCAGCCTGGCCAAACAGCGGCGCGTGGCCGCCGCTGCCCAGGCCTACCTGGAGACCAGTTCGTGGGAGGGTCCGTGCCGCTTCGACGTGGTGGCTGTGGATATCGGCCAGGCCGGCACGACAGCCCGCCTCATACGCGACGCTTTCACCGCCTGA
- a CDS encoding MFS transporter: MRPRTTEDRNLLLLYGDIALQGVVAGGAAAYLSVFIVRLGASPLLVGLLTSLPSLMVALLSLPAGRYVEGQRRLVPVVVKSRVLFRISYLLIALVPWVLPGLAAVAIVIIWALASAVSAVATVAFTAAMAEAVPTHRRAAVISLRYAIHAVVAAATLPVTGRILDSMPFPLGYQVVFLISFVAAMLSVWAYSKISLPDQRVAVQLPIRTRAWQRLLAAPHSWAAHSRFMGYLASSAVFRIGLHLPAALFSIFWVNYLGLPDGSIALLSMVMNVSAVLGYFYWGRLAKRRGHGPVLVASGLGLATYPLLTAVSHSLPPILVAAAAGGWFSAGINLAFFNVLLAVAPEERRSSFLAVDSVVTHSIAFAGPLVGSLLTGLLGIREALLLSAAFRLAGGALFILKRVRD; encoded by the coding sequence GTGCGCCCCAGGACGACCGAGGACCGCAACCTGCTGCTCCTATACGGCGACATCGCTCTTCAGGGCGTGGTCGCAGGCGGCGCGGCCGCCTATCTGTCCGTTTTCATCGTAAGGCTGGGAGCTTCTCCCCTCCTGGTTGGCCTGCTCACCAGTCTGCCTTCGCTGATGGTGGCGCTCCTCTCTCTGCCCGCGGGGCGCTATGTGGAAGGGCAGCGTCGGTTGGTTCCCGTCGTGGTCAAGTCGCGGGTCCTGTTTCGCATATCGTATCTGCTGATCGCCCTGGTACCCTGGGTGCTCCCCGGCTTGGCGGCGGTGGCCATCGTGATAATCTGGGCCCTGGCGTCCGCCGTGAGCGCAGTAGCTACCGTGGCCTTCACTGCGGCCATGGCTGAGGCCGTACCGACTCACCGCCGGGCGGCAGTCATCAGCCTGCGCTACGCCATCCATGCTGTGGTGGCGGCGGCCACGCTGCCAGTAACGGGCAGAATCCTGGACTCGATGCCGTTCCCCCTCGGGTATCAGGTCGTCTTCCTGATTAGCTTCGTGGCGGCCATGCTCAGCGTCTGGGCCTACAGCAAGATATCCCTCCCCGACCAGCGAGTGGCTGTGCAGTTGCCCATCCGGACGCGGGCCTGGCAGCGCCTCCTCGCTGCCCCTCACTCCTGGGCGGCCCACAGCCGCTTCATGGGCTATCTCGCGTCGTCGGCAGTGTTTCGCATAGGGCTGCACCTTCCGGCCGCCCTCTTCAGCATCTTCTGGGTCAACTACCTGGGCCTTCCCGACGGCTCGATCGCCCTGCTCTCGATGGTCATGAACGTCAGCGCCGTACTCGGGTACTTCTACTGGGGCCGCTTGGCCAAACGCCGCGGGCATGGCCCCGTGCTGGTTGCCTCGGGGCTCGGGCTGGCTACATATCCACTCCTCACGGCGGTCTCCCACTCCCTCCCTCCCATCTTGGTGGCCGCCGCGGCAGGTGGATGGTTCTCTGCCGGCATTAACCTCGCCTTCTTCAACGTGCTCCTGGCCGTGGCTCCGGAGGAGCGTCGTTCCTCCTTTCTGGCCGTGGACTCGGTGGTCACTCACTCGATCGCCTTTGCTGGCCCTCTCGTCGGGTCGCTCTTGACCGGGCTGCTGGGGATACGCGAAGCTCTGCTCCTCTCTGCGGCCTTCCGATTGGCGGGTGGGGCACTCTTCATCCTCAAGCGCGTACGAGATTGA
- a CDS encoding HAD family hydrolase, whose translation MGEQPLRAVFFDLDDTLTVYPGGFEALLEAVYRRAQRRGARAEDYRTFVRAFWNSTCGLWAAMHAGRITGEEVRLARLRRGLAAIGIDDLALATEMREEWDRQVVDGTRLRDGAAELLQWLRGRVYLGLITDGYRTIQRRKLERLGVERLFDRVQISEEERACKPFATAFRRSLDAAGVAPGEAAMIGDNANADVRGALGVGMRAVHLAPQGPVRTPKGALWAGDMDEVWEILASWIEDGRSDSWELP comes from the coding sequence ATGGGGGAGCAGCCACTGCGAGCCGTGTTCTTCGACCTAGACGACACCCTGACCGTGTACCCCGGAGGGTTCGAGGCCCTTCTGGAGGCGGTGTATCGCCGGGCCCAGAGGCGAGGGGCGCGCGCTGAGGACTATCGAACGTTCGTCCGCGCTTTCTGGAATTCTACCTGCGGCCTGTGGGCGGCCATGCACGCAGGCCGCATCACCGGAGAAGAGGTGCGCCTGGCACGGCTGCGTCGTGGCCTAGCTGCGATTGGCATTGACGATCTGGCCCTTGCCACTGAGATGCGCGAGGAGTGGGATCGGCAGGTGGTAGATGGAACTCGACTCCGAGATGGGGCGGCAGAGTTGCTGCAGTGGCTTCGCGGACGCGTGTACTTGGGGCTCATCACAGATGGTTACCGGACCATACAGCGAAGGAAACTGGAGAGGCTGGGAGTGGAGCGCCTGTTCGACAGGGTGCAGATCTCCGAGGAGGAGCGGGCCTGCAAGCCCTTTGCCACCGCGTTTCGCCGCTCCCTGGACGCGGCGGGGGTGGCGCCCGGCGAAGCAGCAATGATCGGCGACAACGCCAACGCGGACGTCAGGGGTGCTCTGGGGGTGGGCATGCGGGCAGTACACCTGGCGCCGCAGGGCCCAGTACGAACGCCGAAGGGAGCCCTTTGGGCCGGGGACATGGACGAGGTGTGGGAGATTTTAGCCAGCTGGATAGAGGATGGCCGAAGCGATTCATGGGAGTTGCCGTAA
- a CDS encoding SpoIIE family protein phosphatase: MMVVEVAVAKTAKYATPESGDSVEIVERPRGGLSIVVADGQRSGRAAKAISNLVIRKATSLILEGVRDGAAARAASDYLHVFRRGQVSADLAVMSADLETRSLVVTRNTNCPVLVFCGDAVQIVDAPASPVGIGRAIRPHIEELPLSEGMLLLAFTDGVWEAGLGSLRPQSVPEWIPACVLAFRPDPRAVADAVLNHALELDQGRPRDDMTVAVMATRAEGEARDVRRMHVILPVR; this comes from the coding sequence GTGATGGTGGTTGAGGTAGCCGTGGCCAAGACGGCCAAGTACGCGACCCCCGAGAGCGGCGACTCAGTGGAGATCGTCGAGCGGCCAAGGGGCGGGCTCTCCATCGTGGTCGCAGACGGCCAGCGTTCGGGGCGGGCTGCCAAGGCGATCAGCAACCTGGTGATCCGCAAAGCCACCTCCCTCATTCTGGAAGGAGTCCGCGATGGGGCGGCCGCCCGAGCCGCTTCCGACTACCTGCACGTCTTTCGTCGCGGCCAGGTATCCGCTGATCTCGCCGTGATGTCCGCCGATCTGGAGACGCGAAGTCTTGTAGTCACCAGAAACACCAACTGCCCAGTCCTCGTCTTCTGCGGCGATGCGGTGCAGATCGTGGACGCTCCTGCTTCCCCCGTCGGCATCGGCCGGGCCATCCGTCCGCACATCGAGGAATTGCCGCTCAGCGAGGGCATGTTGCTGCTCGCCTTCACCGACGGAGTGTGGGAAGCTGGTCTAGGGTCGCTCAGGCCTCAGTCCGTGCCCGAGTGGATACCAGCTTGCGTGCTCGCTTTCCGTCCCGATCCCAGAGCCGTCGCCGATGCCGTGCTGAACCATGCGCTCGAGCTGGACCAGGGGAGGCCGAGAGACGACATGACCGTCGCGGTCATGGCCACTCGCGCCGAAGGTGAGGCACGAGATGTCCGGCGGATGCACGTCATCCTCCCCGTCCGGTGA
- a CDS encoding CCA tRNA nucleotidyltransferase — translation MDPERQHWRIVGPSLPVLDLAPMFGGDIAQDLSRRDFTINAMAAMLPNRRPVLDPFRGRADLRHGLIRQVSSQSMAADPIRVLRGLRLASEHGFVIERKTLQSMCRAAQALGTTKPERIRAELLRGLQAAGWRRMASDALRLGVWAGLPVRPRLDPCSARLAAYLNSLENLEALAAAATSHLGGIPGLSQQRARAVAVLAAVLRASDLTTSGTHLGRRLRLSAREGAALAGMEASALAVPDLDAADLGQVYRLVEEHGPAAAWGAAINGARPVLEAMLRLRLSEAARLPDGRELAAALARTPGPWLGALLRRLRYQVATGKIAPSQALQVAADWLRDSAMGSDRSDGG, via the coding sequence ATGGACCCCGAACGCCAACACTGGCGCATCGTCGGGCCGTCGCTCCCCGTCCTGGATCTCGCTCCCATGTTCGGCGGAGACATCGCTCAGGACCTGTCTCGACGCGACTTCACCATCAATGCTATGGCCGCCATGCTGCCCAATCGTAGGCCGGTGCTCGACCCGTTCCGCGGCCGCGCCGACCTGCGCCACGGACTGATCCGTCAGGTTTCGTCTCAGTCCATGGCCGCGGACCCCATCAGGGTTCTGCGCGGCCTTCGCCTCGCCTCTGAGCATGGGTTCGTGATCGAGCGGAAGACCCTGCAATCAATGTGCCGGGCGGCTCAAGCTTTGGGAACAACCAAGCCCGAACGCATCAGGGCGGAGTTGTTGCGGGGACTGCAGGCAGCTGGGTGGCGACGCATGGCTTCCGATGCTCTGAGGCTCGGGGTCTGGGCAGGGCTGCCCGTGCGGCCTCGGCTGGACCCCTGTTCCGCCCGCCTGGCGGCCTATCTCAACTCGCTCGAGAACCTGGAGGCGCTGGCTGCAGCAGCCACCAGCCACCTCGGCGGCATCCCCGGCCTTTCGCAGCAGCGGGCGCGGGCGGTTGCCGTTCTGGCGGCGGTGCTCCGCGCCTCCGACCTGACCACGTCTGGCACGCACCTGGGTCGACGGCTGCGCTTGTCCGCCCGCGAGGGTGCAGCCCTGGCAGGAATGGAAGCGAGCGCGCTTGCCGTACCTGATCTCGATGCCGCAGATTTGGGCCAGGTCTACCGCCTGGTTGAGGAGCACGGCCCTGCTGCTGCCTGGGGGGCAGCCATCAACGGCGCTCGCCCAGTCTTGGAGGCGATGTTGCGTCTGCGGCTCAGCGAGGCCGCCCGCCTACCGGACGGTCGGGAGCTCGCGGCCGCGCTGGCGCGAACACCTGGGCCCTGGCTCGGTGCACTCCTTCGACGACTGCGGTACCAGGTTGCCACTGGCAAGATCGCGCCGTCTCAGGCTCTGCAGGTGGCCGCGGATTGGCTGAGAGACTCTGCAATGGGGAGTGATCGCAGTGATGGTGGTTGA
- the recJ gene encoding single-stranded-DNA-specific exonuclease RecJ, translated as MSLRPRYRWISRAREGAAATGSDGEDLLVRILRSRGLTSPAEVKAFLDPLGVGPLSPFDLPGAHEAVALLRWAIGRKRRIVVHGDYDADGLSATALMVKGLQSLGAQVVHYIPNRMDTGYGLDATTVAELASRADVLVTVDCGIRSVEEVSLARRLGMSVIVTDHHLPGPELPSADALVCPRLPGSRISEELSGVGVAYQVMRALGEVEQRFGDGRETGEQGTLWPFEDQVIELVALGTIADVAPLLGENRRLVRAGLERMRREPCVGIVELARVAGVPLAELSAWSVAFTIAPRINAAGRLGSSLPALELLLTASPGRAAELARFLDRTNRERQRQVKRCLEVAKKQEASWELDAAPLIFTAAEHYHPGIVGLVAGRLCDEYGVPAVAVCLDGRVAHGSVRCPEWFGASEALEGCSPWLDKHGGHSQAAGFTCAVAMLPRVERHLRDRAAAVGAGCDVRGTLAFDVELPLVGTGSALWQQLEALEPTGCGNPRPVLVSRGVRVLQKSLMGRDGNHLQMVLQQDGHQMRAVGFRLGHTLALLGDRVDLAYDLDEHSFNGTTERRLRVLDLADPFDSE; from the coding sequence ATGAGCTTGAGACCTCGCTACCGCTGGATCAGCCGGGCCCGGGAGGGTGCAGCCGCCACCGGATCCGATGGGGAAGACCTTCTGGTACGGATACTGCGCAGCCGCGGCCTCACGAGTCCGGCTGAGGTGAAGGCCTTCCTCGATCCTCTGGGAGTCGGTCCTCTATCCCCCTTCGATCTGCCGGGCGCTCATGAGGCAGTGGCTCTGCTTCGTTGGGCCATAGGCCGAAAGCGCCGGATCGTGGTCCACGGGGACTACGACGCCGACGGGTTGAGCGCCACGGCGCTCATGGTGAAGGGCCTTCAGTCACTGGGAGCGCAGGTCGTCCACTACATTCCCAACCGGATGGACACCGGATACGGACTAGATGCCACCACAGTCGCCGAGTTGGCCTCCCGAGCTGACGTGCTGGTCACGGTGGACTGTGGCATTCGCTCGGTGGAGGAGGTAAGCCTTGCCCGCCGTCTGGGCATGTCTGTGATCGTCACCGATCACCACCTTCCCGGCCCCGAGCTTCCTTCGGCCGACGCCCTGGTGTGTCCCCGGCTGCCCGGCTCACGCATTTCGGAGGAGCTGTCTGGGGTGGGTGTGGCCTATCAGGTTATGCGAGCCCTGGGGGAAGTCGAGCAAAGGTTCGGTGATGGCAGGGAAACAGGTGAGCAAGGCACGTTGTGGCCTTTCGAAGACCAGGTGATTGAGCTCGTGGCTCTGGGTACCATAGCCGATGTCGCTCCCCTGTTAGGGGAGAATCGGAGGCTGGTTCGGGCGGGTCTGGAGAGGATGCGGCGTGAGCCGTGCGTGGGCATTGTAGAACTGGCCCGGGTAGCGGGAGTGCCTCTGGCAGAGCTGTCAGCCTGGTCGGTGGCCTTTACCATCGCCCCCAGGATCAACGCCGCTGGAAGGCTGGGATCGAGCCTGCCGGCCCTGGAGCTTCTCCTGACTGCGAGCCCAGGCCGCGCTGCCGAACTGGCCCGGTTCCTCGACCGGACCAACCGGGAACGTCAGCGCCAGGTGAAGCGATGCCTGGAGGTGGCCAAGAAGCAGGAAGCTAGCTGGGAGCTGGATGCGGCGCCGCTCATCTTCACCGCAGCGGAGCACTATCACCCGGGCATCGTGGGGTTGGTGGCTGGTCGACTCTGCGACGAATATGGGGTGCCAGCCGTGGCCGTGTGCCTGGACGGCCGCGTGGCTCACGGATCGGTGCGGTGCCCGGAGTGGTTCGGCGCCAGCGAGGCACTGGAGGGTTGCTCTCCCTGGCTCGACAAGCACGGTGGCCACTCACAGGCGGCAGGGTTCACTTGTGCTGTCGCCATGCTTCCTCGGGTAGAACGTCACCTGAGGGACAGAGCGGCTGCCGTCGGTGCCGGCTGCGACGTGCGCGGCACGCTGGCGTTCGATGTGGAATTGCCCCTAGTGGGGACCGGGTCGGCCCTGTGGCAGCAACTGGAGGCCTTGGAACCGACTGGCTGTGGCAACCCACGACCCGTGCTGGTCAGCCGCGGGGTGAGGGTGTTACAGAAATCGCTCATGGGACGGGACGGCAACCACCTGCAAATGGTGCTGCAGCAAGACGGGCATCAGATGCGGGCAGTGGGGTTCCGGCTCGGTCACACGTTGGCGCTGCTGGGCGACAGGGTAGATCTCGCCTATGACCTCGATGAACACAGCTTCAATGGCACCACCGAGCGAAGGCTTCGGGTGCTTGATCTAGCGGATCCCTTCGACTCAGAGTAG